One window of Myxococcus fulvus genomic DNA carries:
- a CDS encoding ADYC domain-containing protein — MSPKRPLWTVGLRCALLLLLASGASGCCKYMGLSCPSTHPSKDDTLPHKDCARENCETPPYEGRLVSDDCPSGQCDPESPNGLGIYNLEGHSHCLAISTKDRYCPETFLNTADGIALRLRDANVGAQVIMADVVDARLLDESMSASEPVKVLEIQGGKGQLRFKGVHVGRSTESFAIEGGELPRLILALSVKDPHEEPRRYQVRFRPLASASMPRGAVPKYVMEYQEGEWRPSMSWVNPCSGVRDVPARPDASMAVLPDFAVDSLTAGVSSQPRSVTLACDKGAIATCLDWGYTPWDKQGRLDANRAYLYASCLQAKRAAYFVRFNNLKSYTANNTLIRRRDEFAVGLEQSSDLETLPRLEALWSPRGAECIIPENFRRPELVDPRWVSLLPRCEPIHWTQWGKLATAPAR; from the coding sequence GTGTCACCGAAGCGGCCACTGTGGACCGTGGGGCTCCGCTGCGCGCTCCTGCTCCTGCTGGCGAGCGGCGCCAGTGGCTGCTGCAAGTACATGGGGCTCTCGTGCCCGTCGACACACCCGAGCAAGGACGACACCCTGCCCCACAAGGATTGCGCACGGGAGAACTGCGAGACGCCCCCGTACGAGGGACGGCTCGTCTCCGATGACTGTCCCTCCGGCCAGTGCGACCCGGAGAGCCCCAATGGCCTGGGCATCTACAACCTCGAGGGCCACAGCCACTGTCTGGCCATCTCCACCAAGGACCGCTACTGCCCGGAGACGTTCCTGAACACGGCGGACGGCATCGCGCTGCGCCTGCGTGACGCGAATGTCGGCGCGCAGGTCATCATGGCCGACGTCGTCGACGCCCGACTGCTCGACGAATCGATGAGCGCCTCCGAGCCGGTGAAGGTGCTCGAGATTCAAGGTGGGAAGGGACAGCTCCGCTTCAAGGGGGTCCACGTGGGCCGTTCCACGGAGTCCTTCGCCATCGAGGGCGGTGAGCTGCCCAGGCTCATCCTCGCGTTGAGCGTGAAGGACCCGCACGAGGAGCCCCGTCGCTACCAGGTGAGGTTCCGTCCCCTGGCCAGCGCCTCGATGCCGCGCGGCGCGGTGCCCAAGTACGTGATGGAGTACCAGGAGGGCGAATGGAGGCCGAGCATGTCCTGGGTCAATCCCTGCTCGGGCGTGAGGGACGTCCCGGCCCGGCCCGACGCCTCGATGGCCGTGCTGCCCGACTTCGCCGTCGACAGCCTCACCGCGGGCGTCAGCAGCCAACCGAGGTCCGTCACCCTCGCGTGTGACAAGGGCGCCATCGCCACCTGCCTCGACTGGGGCTACACGCCCTGGGACAAGCAGGGGCGACTCGACGCGAATCGCGCGTACCTCTACGCCTCGTGTCTGCAGGCGAAGCGCGCCGCGTACTTCGTCCGGTTCAACAACCTCAAGAGCTACACCGCCAACAACACGCTCATCCGCAGGCGCGACGAGTTCGCCGTGGGGCTGGAGCAGAGCAGCGACCTGGAGACCCTGCCCCGCCTGGAGGCCCTGTGGAGCCCGCGTGGCGCGGAGTGCATCATCCCGGAGAACTTCCGTCGTCCCGAGCTCGTCGACCCCAGGTGGGTCAGCTTGCTGCCCCGCTGCGAGCCCATCCACTGGACGCAATGGGGCAAGCTCGCCACCGCGCCCGCACGCTGA
- a CDS encoding sigma 54-interacting transcriptional regulator, producing MARDVSTLGPSEGSLEAGDSARVRTPGLVGVYGAGVALAVALPLRGESLEVGRGTPSLGESEDPRMSRKHARIRFDGQRFWVTDLGSQNGTFVDGERLLVGAPREARRIIRMGSSLFVPSADVGPLERLGVERVDGFLRGPSFRGVLDEVARASRLGTSLHIHGESGTGKEGVARAFHSLGPRSTGPFIAVNCAAIPQALAERLLFGARRGAYSGAEADAQGYLQSADGGTLFLDEVVELDLSVQAKLLRVLETGEVLALGAAKPAKVDVRVCSASHQSLRALVAKGRLREDLYFRIGRPEVVLPPLRERPEELALLLQEQVHRVEPDMGTHVSLLEACLLRPWPGNVRELLVEIRGAVQKALAEGSRRVSSAHLGSGAGTAFGDGEAGPAAREVSAKARTLEGEERARVEAALRTHSGNVSAAARELGMHRTTLRRLLERWDLPSSEREEGDEP from the coding sequence ATGGCGCGGGACGTGTCGACGCTCGGACCGAGTGAGGGTTCCCTGGAGGCAGGGGACTCCGCGCGCGTGCGGACGCCGGGGCTGGTGGGGGTGTACGGCGCGGGAGTCGCCCTGGCGGTGGCGTTGCCGCTGCGAGGCGAGAGCCTGGAGGTCGGACGGGGCACGCCCTCGTTGGGTGAGAGCGAGGACCCGAGGATGTCCCGCAAGCACGCGCGCATCCGCTTCGACGGTCAGCGCTTCTGGGTGACGGACCTGGGCAGTCAGAACGGCACCTTCGTGGACGGTGAGCGGCTCCTCGTCGGTGCGCCCCGGGAGGCGAGGCGGATCATCCGCATGGGCAGCTCGCTGTTCGTCCCCAGCGCGGACGTCGGTCCACTGGAGCGACTCGGGGTCGAGCGCGTCGACGGCTTCCTTCGAGGCCCGTCCTTTCGCGGGGTGTTGGACGAGGTGGCGCGAGCATCACGGCTCGGAACTTCACTGCACATCCATGGTGAGAGCGGCACGGGCAAGGAAGGAGTCGCGCGGGCCTTCCACTCGCTGGGCCCCAGGAGCACGGGTCCCTTCATCGCGGTCAACTGCGCGGCCATCCCCCAGGCGCTCGCCGAGCGGCTGTTGTTCGGCGCCAGGCGTGGCGCGTACTCGGGCGCGGAGGCGGACGCGCAGGGGTATCTGCAGAGCGCGGATGGCGGCACGCTGTTCCTCGACGAGGTGGTGGAGCTGGACCTGTCCGTCCAGGCGAAGTTGCTGCGCGTGCTCGAGACAGGAGAAGTGCTCGCGCTCGGCGCCGCGAAGCCCGCCAAGGTCGACGTGCGGGTCTGCTCCGCGAGCCATCAGTCGCTGCGCGCGCTCGTCGCGAAGGGGCGACTGCGCGAGGACCTCTACTTCCGCATCGGCAGACCGGAGGTGGTGCTCCCTCCGTTGCGTGAACGCCCCGAGGAACTCGCGTTGCTCCTCCAGGAGCAGGTCCACCGCGTCGAGCCCGACATGGGAACCCACGTCTCGTTGCTGGAGGCGTGTCTGCTCAGGCCCTGGCCGGGCAACGTGCGTGAGCTGCTCGTTGAAATCCGGGGTGCCGTCCAGAAGGCGTTGGCGGAGGGCTCGCGACGCGTCTCCTCGGCGCACCTGGGCTCGGGCGCGGGGACGGCCTTCGGTGACGGCGAGGCGGGCCCCGCGGCGCGAGAGGTCTCCGCGAAGGCGAGGACGCTGGAGGGCGAGGAGCGCGCCCGGGTCGAGGCCGCGCTGCGAACGCACTCAGGCAACGTGAGCGCGGCGGCGCGGGAACTCGGGATGCACCGCACGACGTTGCGACGGCTGCTGGAGCGCTGGGACCTCCCGTCGTCCGAGCGTGAAGAGGGCGATGAGCCCTGA
- a CDS encoding patatin-like phospholipase family protein yields MASPNLQQLLEGKRFGLVLSAGYFGFYGHAGFLKGLASTGLKPSAYAGTSAGGMVAAYAAAGMPVHAIEELVLRQTRANFWDPDPIGAVLNADAAGHGLTGLLKGERFRRLLEDTLGAPTFEDLPHPLLLVGANLTLGTHDVFTTGELAPRVHATCAYPGLFRAVPLDGNLYWDGGLVDKAPALSLHDSAAGKDLDAILVHFLPSKTRKVVGGPMAYAQGLAAGSAALRRDHFRLQLTVLEGRGIPVYVVVSNLPPVTPTTMERGFDALDQARLAAAVALSRPPVPFGQAQW; encoded by the coding sequence ATGGCATCTCCCAACCTGCAGCAGTTGCTCGAGGGCAAGCGGTTCGGCCTGGTCCTCTCGGCGGGCTACTTCGGCTTCTACGGGCACGCTGGCTTCCTCAAGGGGCTGGCGAGCACGGGGCTCAAGCCCTCGGCCTACGCGGGTACGTCCGCGGGCGGCATGGTGGCGGCATACGCGGCGGCGGGGATGCCGGTGCACGCGATTGAGGAGCTGGTGCTGCGCCAGACGCGCGCGAACTTCTGGGACCCGGACCCGATTGGCGCCGTGTTGAACGCGGACGCCGCGGGCCACGGGCTCACGGGCCTGCTCAAGGGCGAGCGCTTCCGTCGGCTGTTGGAGGACACGCTGGGCGCGCCGACGTTCGAGGACCTGCCGCATCCGCTGTTGCTGGTGGGCGCGAACCTCACGCTGGGCACGCACGACGTCTTCACCACGGGGGAGCTGGCGCCCCGCGTCCACGCCACCTGTGCCTATCCCGGCCTGTTCCGCGCGGTGCCGCTGGATGGGAACCTGTATTGGGACGGAGGCCTGGTGGACAAGGCGCCCGCGCTGTCGCTGCATGACAGCGCCGCCGGGAAGGACCTGGACGCCATCCTCGTGCACTTCCTGCCGAGCAAGACGCGCAAGGTGGTGGGCGGCCCCATGGCGTACGCGCAGGGACTGGCGGCGGGCTCGGCGGCGCTGCGGAGGGACCACTTCCGACTCCAGCTCACCGTGCTGGAGGGACGCGGCATCCCCGTCTACGTCGTCGTGTCCAACCTGCCTCCCGTGACGCCCACCACGATGGAGCGCGGGTTCGATGCGCTGGACCAGGCGCGCCTGGCCGCCGCGGTGGCCCTGTCCCGTCCCCCCGTGCCCTTCGGGCAGGCGCAGTGGTGA
- a CDS encoding ArsR/SmtB family transcription factor codes for MEALSQSFRALGDPTRLRILRLVSEAPLNVTELVSLVGVAQSSVSHHLGKLKGLGLIREERQAGFSYYSLALGGEDSRWPLIRLAREAEDAAGDSARLKDLLRARADRQALNERLLEPGQSWFLWAGALASLLPPLDVADFGCGTGVLSVALGRWARHVWAIDQNAVALEQARERAAGEGLTNVSFLCEDLHRLSLKSGQLDLVVISQSLHHVEEPAAVLAEAARLLKPSGRLVVLELMPHDERWVVDRLGHRHLGFEPSQLEASLREQGFAQLTRESHARDGASPFRVFLLTGVKPS; via the coding sequence ATGGAAGCACTGTCCCAATCCTTCCGGGCGCTCGGCGACCCGACGCGGCTGCGCATCCTCCGACTGGTGTCCGAGGCTCCGCTGAACGTGACGGAGCTGGTGTCGCTCGTGGGGGTGGCGCAGTCCTCGGTGTCCCACCACCTGGGCAAGCTCAAGGGGCTGGGGCTCATCCGCGAGGAGCGGCAGGCGGGCTTCAGCTACTACTCGCTGGCGCTGGGCGGGGAGGACTCCCGCTGGCCCCTCATCCGGCTGGCGCGCGAGGCGGAGGACGCGGCGGGGGACTCGGCGCGGCTCAAGGACCTCCTGCGCGCGCGCGCGGACCGGCAGGCGCTCAACGAGCGGCTCCTGGAGCCGGGCCAGTCGTGGTTCCTGTGGGCGGGCGCGCTGGCGTCGCTCCTGCCGCCGCTGGATGTCGCGGACTTCGGCTGTGGGACGGGCGTGTTGAGCGTGGCGCTGGGCCGGTGGGCCAGGCACGTGTGGGCCATCGACCAGAACGCCGTTGCCCTGGAGCAGGCGCGGGAGCGCGCGGCGGGCGAGGGCCTCACCAACGTGAGCTTCCTCTGCGAAGACCTGCACCGGCTGTCGTTGAAGTCGGGCCAGCTGGACCTGGTGGTGATTTCACAGAGCCTGCACCACGTGGAGGAGCCGGCGGCGGTGTTGGCCGAGGCCGCGCGCCTGCTCAAGCCGAGCGGCCGGCTGGTGGTGCTGGAGTTGATGCCGCATGACGAACGCTGGGTGGTGGACCGGCTGGGCCACCGCCACCTGGGCTTCGAGCCGTCACAGCTCGAGGCCAGCTTGCGCGAGCAGGGGTTCGCGCAGCTCACCCGCGAGTCGCACGCCCGCGACGGTGCCAGCCCCTTTCGAGTCTTTCTGCTGACAGGAGTCAAACCATCATGA